Below is a window of Oreochromis aureus strain Israel breed Guangdong linkage group 4, ZZ_aureus, whole genome shotgun sequence DNA.
TCATCAAATACAATCAACTTCCCAGATCAGATCAATTCTGTTTAATAATAGGAGATACTTAGACGTGGGACGCCCCTAATCACATGCTATGGATGTGAACTCCTCCAAAACCTGCCGTCTCTTTTGAAAACAATCCTTTATCTAAATATGGAAGAAATCGGACAAAATTCAGTGAGTACAATGGACCCAAAACTGAACATGAATTTAATTTGTTATGTTCTAGTAACCTTCCAAAACACTGACCTGTTTGTAGGTCAGTCCCATCATTCCTACCAAGTCGATCAACACCAATAATTAACCATGGTGGTGGTTAATTATTGGCGTTGATCATCTTTTTTATTGCAAGTCAGAAAAGTGCAGAATTTCAGCAGACGTGTCCTTTATTTAGACATGCGATGAAACATAAACTTCCTGTTTAAAACTACAGCAAAGATAAAAATGTTACACAGGTGCAGtaacagcacagcagcagcaacacatcAACCAAGCTGCTCGCAGTCTTGGCACAGAGTCTTTTCACCAGAAAAGGTTTGTCCAAGAGTTTTAATGGGGTGCTTCAGTTTCAGTTAAAACTGAAAGACTGAGAATAAGGCAggatgaaagagagagaggaagagattgTGCACCCGGCATGTTGACGCGTGTGTCTTTTGATGTGTGTGGATCAGCTCAGCTACCTGTCATGTTGCAGTATAACAGCTGTGGCTTGATGGGTCCGCTGCTGTCCACATCAATGTAATAATAACCCGAAACGTTGCCTTTGTGTTTGTAAGCCTTGCAGGACTGCTCGTATATtgctgaggagagagagagagagaaagacatcctcatcaccatcactgcagccatttaaatttgtttttctgtctatgCAACTCCACAGCGGTTGCTCATTTAGTCTGGTCTTGTTCAACATATTGCAAGTAACTTAAGTAACTTCCAGAGGTCAGACAAGAAAGGTCaggctgctttgagctgataggaagttACCAGTGGAGCTAAGGCATGCAGAGGTGCATGTCACATCTTGATGggatacagcagcagaagaccacactggctgccactgaggaagaaaagaaacctgaggctacaattcacagcTCACTAAGGCTGGGCAACAGAAGACTGACAATCATCAGAATAGAGAACATTTTTTCAAGTCCAACCAGGTACAAGAAAGGTGCACCTAATGGCTGTGAGTGTATCTATATATCTTCAAGGTTTATTGTATAAAGTTTATGCCATATATCTGGTTAATTTTCCTGAtctttttttaactcttatattagtgcaaaacaacaacaaaaaaaatcaattcttGCATAATAATtgtaattattatattaatatgaATTATAATTGTAATTTACTCTGTTTATAGTGgtcaaattaatgaaaaaaaaatggaaacctCAATAAAAGCTGAAGATATATTCTCTAAACACAAATGTCCACAGGTTGGTGCACATTgattaacaaaaatattcagcagCAGATGAATAGATTTGGATATCTTGTGTTCTTGTGCTTGCTTGAAACCACTTAAAAGCATGGAATAAAGCAcagtgtgaatgggtgaatctAGTGAATGGGTGTAAAGAGCAATTTGAGTGCCCAGTTAAAGGAGTGCTACATAAAGCTCTATACAAGCACCAGTCCCTTTatcatttaatttaatgcatTAAAATCTTGTAATTACCACTTACGGTTTACAGAGGCTGCTGTTGCCACTGCTGAACAAAGACTGCATAGCCATGCTTGAAGTCCTGTAAAATATCCAgtgattttcagttttgttaggTGATTGAAAAAGAGCACTTTACAAAGCccttaaaagaagaagaagaaaaaaagcaaagcttttacaaaggAAATTCATTAATTTGCTCAAAAGAAGCACATGTTACATGTCCGTCTAAGAAACTGCTTCATGGCTTAAATTGAAGTGCTTATAAAGGATGTATTTTCCAGTAGAGTTGCGTGcgatttctttcattatttcttGTGTGACCTCTAAATCACTCTGTCTTTGCGCTAAGAGTTATCCCATGAGTGCTTACAATCATGACTCCTGGAAAGAAGTTGGATCTCTGCTTGACCTTCTACCACAAAAACGTCTGAAGGGAAATGAAGTTAAAGCAGCAGGCTGTCTAATTAACAGAAACTGACAAACATGAGTTGAAATACAGATCTGTGACCTTTGAATGACACCACTCAAAAAAAGCATCATGGCCTTACAAGCTGTGACAGGTGGCTCTGCTGTACCCGGTCCCAGAGCAGTTACAGCGGAAGGTGTTCCGtgactgactgcagctgccTCCATGTTCACAATGACTGGGGGAACatctgagagagagacaggaaagaAAGCACACATCTCCATATCCATGTAACATTGTTGCAGGGGAAGTGCTTAATGAACTGCTTTATGACACACATCATTCTATTGGTCTTCAGCTTAATGCATCAGTTATTCAGTGAGGCAATTGCTTTAAAATACCCCATAGTCATGAGAGAACAGTGCAAGTAGCCCTGATGCCCAGTTTGGTGGAGAAAGGGGGAGGAGAGCATGCATCAATTCTGGGGTCTTATTAAAACTTGTTTGCTCAGTCACAAAGACAATAAAGACAAACTAAAGACCACACACAGCAAAGAATTTCATAAATCtattaagaaaagtaagaaCTAATGTGTAATGCATTACCTATTTTGAGTAACGACCCCATTTATTGTAAAACAAAATCTAATGGGCAGCCAAACAACAACCCAAAATAAGTGAACAGATGGATGAGGAAGACTAGCAGGCGACACAAGGGGTGTGGTCAAATAGTCCATATAATTACTTCCTGATTCCTATTCCTAATCTTTTTTCCTTCACCTAGATGGAAGAGGTCAAGGAAAGATATCACAAAGAACCTAAAAGGACTTGCTGCGCATTAAGAATATTAATATCTGTTCATAAGATGGACTACAAAATCAGtttcaaatacaaaaatatcttTCTGGAGCTGGTCAGGATTTCGTATCTTGATCAGTAAATTTGGATGCGAGCCCAGATAGACAGACTGACAGATCAGCTCGTTTCCAGTGTTTTGGGCTCAATACAGAAATTTCATGTCACAATTTTTGATCCCTGGCATTTCTGACAGTTCAGACAAAGCTGCAGTGTGATTTTACTGAGAGTTGCTCAGGTGCATTGCTTCtatttaaaataaccacactacggagaGACAAGCGGCTGTTTACGCCTTGTCGTTGGCAACAACGACAGAAAACCCAGCGTGTGGCTCCGCTGTTTGCTTGTTTactttccacataaacctttcacaataaagctgaagatcctgtttaggtctttcaaaataaactgaaatgacGACAAAAAACATTCGATTTCAGAATATGCATCTAACAAATTACCCCATATAAGTCTGACACGGGccagaaaactgtactatgaaAATTATGCAGGAAACCGGTCCCCACTTTAGACTCAAACACGACAAACCTCTTCCACCACCTACGcaagaatcacgtgaaagagtatGGAGAGAGTTTACGGATGAGAAACAAAAGAGAGCCGTCAGATGCCCAAAAGATGCTTCTGACGGCTCTAGTGTGTCACGGGAAGATGcatgtattatttttgtttaatttgatttattaaATATCTAAATGTTATTATACGTGATTCAAATTACGGATAAATACATTCTTACCTGAGATCGCGGTGCGGCTGTACCACTGTGAGAGGCGTGCTATGCTATTCATCTctgattaaatttaaaacaaataaacaaacaaaccacacaCTCTCCgaaccaatgactgtagaaaacagtcaTTGTTTACTACACTAAAGGGGCGTGGTGTATCTGACGTCACTTCCCGTTACGCGCGGAGGTCCAGGAGTCGCCGCCAAAAATAATCTGCTAGTGTGTGTCAGGATGGTGTCGGAGAAGGAGGCAGCAGGTATCCGCAGGTTTGTGTGTGGTCAACTCCGTGACGACGAGGCAGACCTAAGGTACAGTTGAAGCATTAAAGACGTGTTTGTGCTAACAATAAACGACATGCGTCTGTCGTCACGTGTGTGTATAACTTTTTTATGTAGCATTCAGTTACTTAAATTGAAATCAATGCGGTTCGGTTAACGTAGCTGAGTCGTTTGAATACTCAAACCAGCAGCATGTTGTCCGTTCTAAAAGTAAGACTCAATCCTAAATGTGCCATTTACTACTGAGAAGATGGGACATATTTTGAAAGTATTATATTAACGAGGTCTGTGTTTATCATTCATTTCATTACCAGCGAGGCGTTTTCTGATGCTAGCGTATCGAGCTTTCAGTGAaatttttggtttttaaaacctaaatattatggttttgcaaAAAGTGCAAGTAGCTCCTCTCGCAGGTATCGATTAGTTCCAGGCTGTTATGAAGGATATTACAGTTTTTAGATGTATTTTTCAGTGTGTTCAAAAGCCTAAACCTCAAATGTGGCAGTTACTGTaaatgacagcctccctgtcactCACAgatgtcatctttctgctgttttattccAGCACGCTGACCTtgggaattttaaaaaagagatatCAGGCACACAAGAAATGTGACTCATTAAGTCCAGAAGTAAAAACTTTCATGAAACAGGTGGTGCAAGAGgaactgatgaaaatgcagGTACCTGTTGTTGCTTTTCCATATAGATAATGATATGCATTGATCAGCCACATCATTAAGGCGTTCACAGACAGTGCAAACTTCTGCTTGAGAAACCTTAGGTCCTCTTGTGGCTTTTACTTTGACATTTATCATTCATGTAACCATTACTCCATCTCCCAATGGATACAGCTCTCTCCAACTGCAGAGCTCTTCTCTATGAGTACAATCCCTCAAACTTGGCTACCTCCAAACTCCTCATATCCCGATTCCATCAAGCAGAGATGATCAAGCATTTGCTTAATTTTCGAGCTGTGCCACATTCAAAGAACACGGGTTCAGtgaaattcaaaatgaaatCATGTGTGTGCAAATATAAAAGATCCTGCCCACACTTCGGCAGAAGAATCAGACTTGTTTCATGTTCAcattgatgcatgctcaatcatccaagtaagtaaatcccaaaaggttgattctgttcatctggatgtctGCTACGTCCAGGTGAAGAGAATCAAAGAATCAAggttttgggatttacttacctgcaTATGGGAAGCACCCATATTCACCGGAACAAGCCCATACAGAGAGCCTCACCTCTGCAATCTATAGGACCAAAAGCAATCCCAGCATCCCTGTGCAAGACACAACAGAATAGCCCTGTGTAACAGATGTCCTGTCTCATACTTGGTAGTATGAGAGGGATCTATCTGTTGTTTTGCAGGTGGTTTTAATTTTGTGGCGGATCAGAATTTGTGTatacataatacataaaataatCGTCTGTCAgtcttttacatttacattttagttCCATAGTTATCATCTTTATAATTGTTGATTTTCCTCATAGGATAATGATAAAAGTGAAAGTGACTCAGAGACTAAGAAGACCCAGAACAAAAGGAAGAGAGAAAACGGAAACGATGAGGTCATGAGTGAGAGTGAAGATGAATCCAGGGCAAAGAAATCACGAAATAATCATTCAAGCTCATCATCAGGTAGGTCAGCAGTATCTAATTCATTTTAACTAAGGACAACACTGGGAA
It encodes the following:
- the LOC116314590 gene encoding contactin-associated protein-like 3B, which produces MNSIARLSQWYSRTAISDVPPVIVNMEAAAVSHGTPSAVTALGPGTAEPPVTASIYEQSCKAYKHKGNVSGYYYIDVDSSGPIKPQLLYCNMTGAALRFRPQHHPVTADRSSNMLTEK